The following are encoded in a window of Calonectris borealis chromosome 17, bCalBor7.hap1.2, whole genome shotgun sequence genomic DNA:
- the MMP9 gene encoding matrix metalloproteinase-9 produces the protein MALILLVPLAMGLLALSCCAAPLQSKPQAVVTFPGEMVSTLSDLELAESYLLRFGYATEEEPRTGSKHVSLAKALRKMQKQLGLEETGELDAGTLEAMRAPRCGVPDVGTFLTFEGDLKWDHMDLTYRVMNYSPDLDRAVIDDAFKRAFKVWSDVTPLTFTQIYSGEADIMIMFGSREHGDGYPFDGKDGLLAHAFPPGRGVQGDAHFDDDELWTLGTGLVVKTRHGNANGADCHFPFIFEGRSYSWCITEGRTDGLPWCATTASYDRDKKYGFCPSELLYTNGGNSDGSPCVFPFVFDGTSYDTCTTDGRSDGYRWCATTNNFDQDKKYGFCPNRDTAVIGGNSQGDPCVFPFTFLGQSYSACTSQGRQDGKLWCATTNNYDTDKKWGFCPDRGYSIFLVAAHEFGHSLGLDHSSVREALMYPMYSYVQDFQLHLDDVRGIQYLYGRGSGPKPTAPAPVPTEEPQPMPTEAGSTSTTEEEEEEETPEPTAEPVPVDPSWDACKENNFDAITEINGELHFFKEGKYWTRSSFWKSGIQGAFFITDTWPGLPAIIDAAFQDVLTKRVFFFAGRQFWVFSGKNVLGPRGIEKLGIGKEAGRISGALQRGRGKVLLFSGESYWRLDVKVQRVDKGYPRATDNVFTGVPLDARNVFLYQDKYHFCQGSFYWRMTPRYQVDRVGYIKYDILQCPQH, from the exons ATGGCACTCATACTCCTGGTCCCGCTAGCCATGGGGCTGCTGGCCCTCTCCTGCTGTGCGGCCCCTCTCCAGAGCAAGCCACAGGCAGTCGTCACCTTCCCGGGGGAGATGGTCAGCACCCTGTCGGACCTGGAGCTGGCAGAG AGCTACCTGCTGCGGTTTGGCTATGCCACGGAGGAGGAGCCGAGGACGGGCAGCAAGCACGTGTCCCTGGCCAAGGCGCTGCGCAAGATGCAGAAGCAGCTGGGCCTGGAGGAGACGGGGGAGCTGGATGCTGGCACGCTGGAGGCCATGCGAGCCCCTCGCTGCGGTGTCCCCGACGTGGGCACCTTCCTCACCTTCGAGGGGGATCTCAAGTGGGACCACATGGACCTGACATACCG GGTGATGAACTACTCCCCGGACCTGGACCGTGCCGTGATCGATGACGCCTTCAAGCGGGCGTTCAAAGTGTGGAGCGATGTGACCCCCCTCACCTTCACCCAGATATACAGCGGCGAGGCAGATATCATGATCATGTTCGGCAGCCGAG AGCACGGGGACGGGTACCCTTTTGACGGCAAGGACGGGCTCTTGGCCCATGCCTTTCCCCCGGGCCGGGGGGTCCAGGGCGATGCCCACTTCGATGACGACGAGCTCTGGACACTGGGAACTGGCTTAG TGGTGAAGACGCGCCATGGGAATGCCAACGGGGCCGACTGCCACTTCCCCTTCATCTTCGAGGGCCGCTCCTACTCCTGGTGCATCACGGAGGGGCGCACGGATGGGCTCCCCTGGTGTGCCACCACCGCCAGCTACGACCGGGACAAGAAATACGGCTTCTGCCCCAGCGAAC TCCTCTACACCAACGGTGGCAACAGTGACGGGTCCCCCTGCGTCTTCCCCTTTGTCTTTGATGGCACCTCCTATGACACCTGCACCACGGACGGGCGCAGTGATGGCTACCGCTGGTGTGCCACCACCAACAACTTCGACCAGGACAAGAAATACGGCTTCTGCCCCAACCGAG ACACAGCGGTGATCGGTGGCAACTCCCAGGGAGACCCGTGCGTCTTCCCCTTCACGTTCCTGGGGCAGTCCTACAGTGCCTGCACCAGCCAGGGCCGGCAGGACGGCAAGCTCTGGTGTGCCACCACCAACAACTATGACACCGACAAGAAGTGGGGCTTCTGCCCAGACAGAG GTTACAGCATCTTCCTGGTGGCTGCCCATGAGTTTGGGCACTCGCTGGGGCTGGACCACTCCAGCGTGCGTGAGGCCCTGATGTACCCCATGTACAGCTACGTCCAGGACTTCCAGCTGCACCTGGATGATGTCCGGGGCATCCAGTACCTCTATG GTCGTGGTTCTGGCCCCAAGCCCACCGCCCCTGCGCCTGTGCCCACTGAGGAGCCCCAGCCCATGCCCACGGAGGCCGGCAGCACCTCCAccaccgaggaggaggaggaggaggagacgccGGAGCCCACAGCTGAGCCCGTTCCTGTGGATCCCAGCTGGGACGCCTGCAAGGAGAACAACTTCGACGCCATCACGGAGATTAATGGGGAGCTGCATTTCTTCAAGGAAGG GAAATACTGGACCCGCTCGTCCTTCTGGAAGTCAGGCATCCAGGGTGCCTTCTTCATCACAGACACTTGGCCTGGCCTCCCGGCTATCATCGATGCTGCTTTCCAGGATGTGCTCACCAAGAGGGTCTTCTTCTTCGCCG GTCGGCAGTTCTGGGTGTTTTCTGGCAAGAACGTGCTGGGCCCCCGGGGGATCGAGAAGCTGGGCATCGGGAAGGAAGCCGGCCGCATCTCGGGGGCcctgcagcggggccgcggcAAAGTGCTGCTCTTCAGTGGGGAGAGCTACTGGAG gCTGGATGTGAAGGTCCAGAGGGTGGACAAGGGCTACCCCCGTGCCACCGACAATGTCTTCACTGGTGTTCCCCTCGACGCACGCAATGTCTTCCTCTACCAAG acAAGTACCACTTCTGCCAGGGCAGCTTCTACTGGAGAATGACGCCGCGCTACCAGGTGGACCGGGTGGGCTACATCAAGTACGACATCCTGCAGTGCCCCCAGCACTGA